A region of the Denticeps clupeoides chromosome 12, fDenClu1.1, whole genome shotgun sequence genome:
TCCCACTGACTGGCAACATCTAACAGGCGCCTTTGTCGGTTTCCATAGCTCAGAACGGTATGCTTTGATGTAGCTGCTCCTTTGTGAACTCCATACATGTCATAAGCACCCTTATGGGACCCAAGTAGCAAAAGAGGGACTTTGGAGGATTCCGTCGCTGTCAGCAGGGCGGCTGCCTACCTACTggcacgcatcgtcgacggggctCGTGATGAACAactagggtttttttttttgcttccgtATTCTGAGGGTTAACAGCGGCGGTGAGGTATGTTGAGGGATGTGTGAATCCATGGTGTTTGGGGCGGAAGCAGATGCGAGGGGTCCGATAAAGGCTTTGCATGCCATGATTCGGCCATGATTCCGTGACGCCACTTGCACTCGACTATCGCGTGTACTTTGTGATTTACCGGATAAATACGGGCTTGCGGGCTGGTTTGGGGAAACTGACACATGACCTTTGACAATAAACGTCCATTGCAGCGTGTTCCTCTGCCTAGGTGCACTGTGTACAGTAAACGTCAGGCCATAGAAAAGGGCGTAGCCCGTCCTCTGTGTACACAGGATCTCCATTCTTTCTGTGCGGCCACTCAGCGCTCCGAATACATATGCAGCAGAGCAAATACAGAAAATGCGTCCACTCAAGCGATACTTTAAGACTTGCTTGTAGATAGTTTAGGAGCGTGACCATGGCAGCGGACTGTGTAACTGAAGCAGTATGTCCAGAAGCACGTTTGATCGCGGGATTTACGATGGACAGGGAGCAGCGGAATCCAGCTTTATACGCGGTTTATGTGAGGCACACCCTGACCAATAATGCATAGTCTCAGATTTCGTAACATGCAATCCTGAGCGCTCATTCAGGACAAAGGCAACTCTGAAAGCGGAGCAACGTCGCTCCCTTGTGGAGGTTTTAGTGTACTGAAGAAGACTTCTGTAATACTGCTGGTTCCGcttgttatataaaaaaaaaaaaacacaattagtaagaaaaaaacataaattatttaaaacttgATAGACTATTCCTGTGTATAGCAAATATTCAGACTACAGTTAATGTGATCAATATTAATTGGACAACTAACTAGCATCTTGGTCTGGTTCTCTgataaattaaatggaaataattGGAATTGTTGACTCGGTTGACTTTGCCTTGGTGTAAATACAACTAAAGAACAATGTCATTataaagaggacaaaaaaaaaaatgttttcaacaaaACTCTTTATTGAGAAATGAAAACCCCAAAGACAATGGACATCTTTGCAGTGGAAAACATAAATCATACTTGGCATTACATGTTTGCATATACCAATAAATCAAAACCTGCAGTATTCGCAATAGAGCTTTGGCAACCTTGTAAAtgaataatcataaaaatatcaAACAATTTGAAGGACTCTAATGCAAGAGACTGAAGAGATTAGAAACGTAATTGCAATGTCGGAGGAGGCCAGATCGCCACGGTCCCAACTTCAGGCCTAACCATTCAATGATCTTGTGTTTCAGGTATACATCATCTCAGCCATGTGAGACATTTTCTTAGGGATGTAAAGGTAGTATTCCATGTAGCCAGAAAGGTCCTCTATTGTGATGTCGTCAACATAGGCGCGAGCCTGTTCCGAACAGGAGCGCGGAGAGCCGGAGGCTGCAGTGGAGCTCTGAGTCCGCTGACGCGAGGCGCTCTGCGATGCATCCCCAGGGCCCGGAAGGTTCCGCTCGCACTCCGAGATGACGTTCCTGAGGCCGCTGAAGGAGTACACCTCCATGCCCTGCCAGCCAACACACTGGCACTCGCTCTGGCCGCACGGGCACGCTCTGTTCTCATGCAGCCGAGACAGCGACTGGAAGTCAGAGGCGGGAGCCACGGCTCCGGGATCGGCGGCGGCTACGAGGGTCCCGCCGAGGGGGCAGCGGTCAGCACCCAAAAACGGGAAGCCCTCGGAGCTGTCCTCGTCCGAATGAGGTCGGGGGCTGAGGTGCGGAGAGCCAAGGCCATCCCGTGACGCGGTAACGTGCGTTTCATAACCAGTGGCACCAAATACAGGCGAGCTGTGGCCGGACAACAGGAGCTCCTTTTTGGCCGGAACCCCCAGGGAAGCACAAGCATCCTCAGACTCTGGTGGACTCTTGTGCTTCAGGTGTCCGGGGGGTGGAGACATTTTCGAGCTGCAGTAGGTGAACTTGGGAGGATGAAGAATGGGGGACTTTGACCGTCTCCTTCTCTGGCTCCTCACAGCTCCCCTGGAGGACTTACGCATGCATCTGCAAGAAGAAAGACAGCATCTTAATCGTCGTGgttctttatttttgtcttaTCTTTTTGTTGAAAAGCCAAGGTTTGCAGGTTCTCACCCATGCCAGTTCTCCTTAGGGCTGGACATTTTAGACTTTGCGCCCTCTGTGCCGGATCGTGCTGCTGTTCTTGTAGTCTCACAAACATGAACAGCAGCCGAGGCACTGGTGAGACACAAGAAACCACAGATATCTTCAGAATGTGAATTTGCAAGATGACCTAACGGAATCTAACCATTAACTGTCAGACAAGCATGTGGTCAGAAAAGTGgagcataaaaataaaacatgcggCTGGACCAAAATCCTGATTTTAGATTGCGATAAGCACCTTTCGGCGTCCACTCTCAGTTTTTTAAAGGCTGTCTGCAGGGTCTCTTCTTCACGGTCTTTTCCTTCGGATTCCATCGTGGCCGTTGGGAGCGCCGCCTCCGACCTACAAGACATTCACCAGAGGGCGCATATGTAAATTCAAAGTTGCACGTCTAAATTATTTTCATAAGGTAACGCCATTTTTGCGAGTAGACCGAATTGTAGAAAACCGGTACCGGCACAGCGGCgtcaaaacacatttcagtgtcCACCATCCCGACATTCTACAAGTTATGGACTCCACTACAAACCAATAATATTCCCTGACGGCGGACCATGTGCCAGGGCAGCAAGAAAAAGTTCCGAAGTTTCCATATGCCGCCCCACCTCAACGCAAATGTGCTGGAAGCGAAATGAAGGCCCCACCTCGACATCTTAGTGCCGGATTCCACAGGATAATATGCCTCATCTGGTCACAATGCAGCACAATGCAGAGCAGGACCCTTGTTTAACACGGACTGAAACACTGCGGAAACCGTACAAGAAGCCACTGGCTTTCgtcaatgttttaaaaagaaaaaaaaaaatcaactttcAAAAATATAGTTGATTTTATAATGGCTGTACAACGTTGTTTACTACCGCCTGGTGAAATAGTTACTCGTTACGAATTAACTCATTATGACGGACTAACCAGTGGCTTACTGAGAGGAAGATGAAATTGACTCTACAAGGACCTGTACGACGATCGAATGGAAGCGAGCCCACGAAAGGTCGTGAAATCATCACGGAGGTGGCGAAGCCGCGTTCGCTACGTCACCACGCCAGACACCTTCAGCCCTCTGGCTCATGAACAGACAcggaaagaggggaaaaaagtatACGTACGGCTCAGGCGCTCCAGGCCTCGGACCAGCCCGCAGCAGGCCTGTGCATGCACGGCCCGGCCTGGCGGCTTCGCTGCGCCAGATGAGGCCTTCACTGCGGCAGCGTCCGCCTCGCCAGGCGGCCTGTTAGCAATAGCTGCTGTTAGCTCAGCGCTACGCTCCCGGGCATAGCTGCCCAGCCAAAAAAACAACCAAGTCGCGGACTTATATAACGTCTGGTATAAAAGGCGCGTACGGCACACTAATGATTAAAAATGGTTATTTCCCCCCCTTGTTTCTCCGCGCTTTTCCTTCGTCAGGACGTTGTTTACACTCTGAACACACGGTGACTCTGCAACAGCGCAGCTACGCGTGACGTTCTGCGCAACCCGCGTGTGACGTCATCGACAACAGGACGCTGGGTAAAGGAAAAGAACGTAAATTCAACattgaataaatgtattcattgaCGTATAAAGTGTCATTTGGCGACACGccaaattatattattatttttataaacgtgaatttatttattttggttgGGTTATTAATAACTTACGAATTTAGGCAAGAGGTCAACAGTTTCCAGTGTAAAACAAAACTTCCTTTTTATGCCCTTACCATAGAAAAAGGAAGGCGTATTTGAAATTTGGTTTATGTTATACGGtttatacataataataataataataagaagaagaaaattccCAAGGATCTGTCAatgggacaaaataaaaaaaaacctgtttaaCCTCAGTTTAGTTGATAATAGAAAGTTCAAAATAGCTTCTTTTCATTTAACATATAAACGTAAACCAAAAcgcaaacaaaatgtgtcataaCAGAATGCCTTgaaatttatatacatttattgaaCAAGACTGATTGTCACTTCTTCAGAATGTGAATTTGCAAGATGACCTAACGACCTAACtcacaaaaaaagcataaatgtTTGTACCACACAGGTGGCTTAAGTGATATGCCCCAtctcttgtaaaaaaaaatgctactaAATAGACTGAATGTTATCTTCTGTTAATCCTGCAAGGCAGAACAAATGCGGCAGTGTGAGAGCCCTTGTGGACGTGCCTGCTGGTCAGTCATCTGTCAGCTTGTGTGTCTCAAATAAACCTTACACCCATGTGCCAGACTCTAAGGTCACACAGTTTCTCTGTCTTTGCCTGTTAGGGTTTGTGTCAATTTTTAAGGAAGGAGAAGTGtccagttacatgacaaaataacacacaacaggaattcatgtgttaatgttttaaatacCAATTTCTTGCAAGGTAATTAAAAAAGAAGTTGCCTTGCGTTTGAGTTGTGTTTACTTCATGTAGGCAGCAGGTGGAGCTGTGTACTGTCTCACTGAGTTGAGGTGTGTGAGGTGCattactttaataataatatcatgtGTCTTGAGAAGGGGGGTCCAGCCTTAACAGTAATGAGGCATGACTTTCCTGTTGAAGCCATACAATCGTCACGTTATTAGATTAATTCCCACCCATATGTGTTCACAACAGCAGAAAGAGCTGTAATCATGCttagcaatatatatatatatacacacacacacacacacacacacacacacacacacacacccttccacCAGAGGGCTACCATTTTATTTCTGAGACTGATATGTTTGGACACTAATTTTATTCTTATTAGTGTAATATAACTAGTCATTGTCCAGTCAGCAGTTTGAAATGTTGTGCTTATTTTTGCCTCCATCACATTAGATTTCGTGGTGTGCAGTAAAGTTTATAGGCCAGCAAGCAAAACCAAAGAACAAAAACCCATGCACAGTCCAGCTGTTACTAAGCCAGTGATACCCACAGAACAAAGTAATCAATTTCATCTGATTGCTTTCCTTCTGGACTAAATTAAGTATTACGagttataaaatgttttttattatagacTAGGTAAACGGTGGTATTTTCCTGCCTCCGGTGCTGTAACAATATGTTTAAACTCAAAacagtttttgtgttgtgttgctatTGATCCTAGAACATACCACAATGTACCACATCCTAGCCAAGGGGATCGGTTCTTCCAGGGTCAACataattgctggtgtcttcccattgtaagtcgctttggataaaagcgtctgccaaataaagtaaagtgaaggaTCCAATGGGTCCCAAGATTCACTATATGTCTTACTTCTATTACTACATTTTATACTTACACATCAGTATTGCTCTAACTGATGCCTATTTTTAGATTCCACCTCTGCTGTCCTTGCTTGCTCTGATGTAGATTGAATCCTATGATGAATAGAGGAAATTCAGGTTGTTGAAGCAATCATCTGAAACAAAGCTCTGAGGATCGCATCATTGTGTTCAATTATATCTGCGTTTGCTCCAGGCACAGCTCTTTAGATCTCAGCGCCCATTGATGTGATTGAATTTGAAAGGTGCATGGAGGGCTTGGCCCTGCATTTCCTGGGGATCTGAAGAAGAACGTGCGTATGAGCTTGAGGAGCCAATGGTCCATTGGATAGTAATGTGGCACCCCAGAAAGAAGAAAACCTCTGATGCCCCTGAGTTCCTCAGCATGCTCATCCCCTCAGTGACGGGTTTATCAGGAGAGAGCATGGAGTCAGGTCAAGTGAATGACGTGCTTCTCAAGATCCTGTTTGAAGCCGTTGAATGATGTCTCTACATATAGTTGTTCTTCTGCCTCTACCTCACACCAGAGAACATAAAACGCAATCGGTCTGAGGAGAATCTGAGGTCACGTCACACCTTTGATGCCCAGGTCTTTCACTTGCCAACGATCTAATACGATCAGAAGAGCTGTCATGATGATTAGTACAATTGAGCAAACAACACCCGTAGTTTTCTTTCAAGTTTCTATCAAGACCTGCTCCGTAACTGGAAACTATTTGACCCCGACTTCTACCATGTTCAGCTCACTTAAAATGGGGATTATCATAAAGGGTGGTCTGGTCTCATGAGTCTAAGATCACATATTTGATAAGATGCTTTGTGAACCAGTCCAGACATGGCAAGCCCTTTATTTCTGGCACAATGGCTTTCAGACACTCCCACTATATTTAGCAGTACATTTCTGTCATATGTAAATAATTgtgattttaatattattgtgtTAATATTATGCAATTTAACTTGGACCTGTGACATTGGGGTCAagcgtacagtacaggcaaagtttggaaacaccttctcattcaatgtgttttctttattttcatgaccatttacgttggtagattctcactgaaggcatcaaaactatgagttTATGGAGTtaaacaaaacatgttttatattctagtttctttttatatatatttgatttatattCGCTGGGGTCGCCACAGTTGTTGGCACACTGaacatggcaaaagttttacttCCTGATGCAACCTTTCTAATTTTTTACACTGTCACGTGCCTCTATAGTGGTTTGATTTCTTTTCtaattttgttaaaatccttCAAATCAGGAATTTGGGACAACAGATATATCTGATTTCTGTTATGCGAGCTAAACTGAAGTGAAACTGgattctgacaaaaaaaaaggtcaggaAGAGCTAACTCAACAGGGCCCAACAAGAGGCCGAGACCCGAAGACAGATGGAGAGAGGAAAGGAGGGCTGCAGAAAGTCAAACAATAATCTACACACTGGAGCACAAGTGGCGTGTTTTTCTTGGCTTTCAGGGGGACGAAGTGGGGATTATTCAGCACCTAAATTTCCTGGGCATAAACCCGGCTTTTGTCACACCCTTACTCCCTTCTCAAACGAAAACAGTGTCATTGTGCCCGCCTAGCAGGAGTGAAAGCGTGGCTGGTCCTGGTGGGGCGCCCAGCACTCTTTACCTGTGGTCTACAGTCAAATAAACTCCCGTCTTCCTCTGccgaatggaaaaaaatataatgacGCCTCACGTTGTCACAGACAAACAGATTTCTGTCCAGAGGCCGGCGGCTGGCTGGGCCAGTGCAGGGTTTCGTCCGCTGGTCTCCACGGCGCACAGTCTTACGCCAGAACGGTAGCAGACTTTCCTCTTACACATGTGGCTCACGCATACATTCTGTGTTCCGCCATTCACTGCCATGTTTATAGTGCGCCATGTTGTAACGGCAAAAGTGCAGATGTTGCCGGTAATAGGGCTTTTATGTGACCCTTGAAGGCCATTCATTAAAGCGTGAAAATACACTTGATTATTTGTAAATTGGACTGAATTAATTGACAACAATCATGTTACATTATCCACTATATATTCACTTTTAGTATTGAAATGACTTTCTCACAAATCCACCAGAGGTGATC
Encoded here:
- the oser1 gene encoding oxidative stress-responsive serine-rich protein 1 — encoded protein: MESEGKDREEETLQTAFKKLRVDAESASAAVHVCETTRTAARSGTEGAKSKMSSPKENWHGCMRKSSRGAVRSQRRRRSKSPILHPPKFTYCSSKMSPPPGHLKHKSPPESEDACASLGVPAKKELLLSGHSSPVFGATGYETHVTASRDGLGSPHLSPRPHSDEDSSEGFPFLGADRCPLGGTLVAAADPGAVAPASDFQSLSRLHENRACPCGQSECQCVGWQGMEVYSFSGLRNVISECERNLPGPGDASQSASRQRTQSSTAASGSPRSCSEQARAYVDDITIEDLSGYMEYYLYIPKKMSHMAEMMYT